The stretch of DNA ATTTCATGTCAAACACAATCAACGACATTGCAAGCAAGCTGTATTACATTTCACCGATTCGGTAAAAGGTAGGGTAACCACCAAATCAAACAGCAAAGTAGTAACAGTAAGTTGGAGCGAATCCACCCAATCCAATGAAATGGATGAGTGTGTTGCCCCCGAATCATAAATTACATTAAGTGATTTTCCAGCAATTAAACACTCACCTAGGATAAGTTCAAAGGAAGATGGAGTTTCCTCTCCATTGATGTGGTAGACATGTCCCATGGCAGTAGGGCGTACAACATTATCATTGATATTGTTGCGGTTGACAGCTCTATCGTCCTTCCGTTCAGggcattcatttgcaaaatggtCTGGTTTCTGACAAATGTAACAAACGCTTGGTCTGATTGGACACTCAGATATCTTGTGTCCTTCTCTGTTGCAGCGAAAATACTTAACAGGGTACACCTGGTTCTGACTTGGAATTTTTGGCCCTTGACCTCCCGCGTTTTGAGGTCGAGGTTGATCTCCAGCATTCCCCAGTGGTCGGGCATATGGCTTGTGTTGTTGATGCTGCCTGCCCCTATTCGGTTGGTCGTTATGCCCCTGAGGTCTGATGGGTCCACTTACAGCACCCCTATTCATGCGGCTCTGTTTCATCTGCTCCACTTTCTTGCATTTCTCCACTAGCACTTGATATTGGCGTATCTCCAAGGGCCCCACTAACTCCTTAATCTCATACCTAAGCCCGCTTTCAAACCTGTCGCACATGTATTCTTCATCTATCTGATTTAGGAAATAGCGGAAGTGCTTTGCTAGGGACTCGAACTTTGCCGCATATTCCGCTATCGTGAGATTCGTTTGATACAACTTCAAAAATTGGGCCTCCTTTTCAGCCCTAGCACTTTTCGGGAAGTATTTTTCTAGGAACTTATTCTTGAAAGCCTCCCAGGTTAGCTCTTCATGATTGGTCTCCATCATTTTATTCACACCTCGCCACCAGTATTCAGCTTCACCAATCATCAAATAGGTTGCATACTCTACTTTCGCATTGTCAGTGCAGTGTAagatctcgaagatcttctcgaTTTCTTGCAGCCAAAGATCACCCTTGTCGGGGTCATGTTCCCCTTTGAATTTTGGCGGATCTTGTCGACGAAATTCATTCAATGCTCTTGCTGCACTGGCTGCTTCATCCCTCTGATCCCTTTGTGCATCTCGTTGAGCCTAGATCGCAGCTTGTTGGGCCATTGTTGCGGCCATTGCATTCATGGCTTGGCTTTCTTCAGTCATGTCGTTTCTTCCTTGGGGAACCGATCGGTTGGTGCGACGAGCTATAACGCTTTCTAAAATTAtctaattagtaaaatattataacgTNNNNNNNNNNNNNNNNNNNNNNNNNNNNNNNNNNNNNNNNNNNNNNNNNNNNNNNNNNNNNNNNNNNNNNNNNNNNNNNNNNNNNNNNNNNNNNNNNNNNNNNNNNNNNNNNNNNNNNNNNNNNNNNNNNNNNNNNNTTTTTGTATTATCCTTCCCTTCTATTTTGGGGATCATACAATTATACATAATATAGGGTTTAGAACATTGTCTTTAATTACATACATTTAGATCACATGATGAAAGCTTAACAGTTACTTTGTAATTtagattgaaataattttaaatcgtGGTAATAAACTCATAATTCACAATATCATACAACCATAAATGTTTATTGCTTGATTATTTCTAATCGTAGGATCaagaatttaaaacatatttttcatcataattattcAAAGAAATTAGACAATTAAATtcacataattgaaatttaaggcattaatgacataaaatagTTAGAAAATCAAACCTTTAGTATAAAAAGAAGTAGAgagtttaaaattaataaaataaaacaatcatacGGTGAACAAGTAAAAATCATAAAGATCATAAAATGTaacaacttaaataaaatataaaagacaatGTCAATAAAAGCATGCAAGTACTTATAGAGATTTCaggtttgaaaaatttaaataacactattaaaccaaatatttaaaacatatattcAATGACAAAAATCATGGAGGTTATACAATTGatgacacataatagaaatttaagtaaaatttaataattagaaaaccAAGCAATTAACGTATTTAATAGCACTTAATAGGAatttaagtaattcataaaaattcaaattcaagaaggttacacaattaataacttaataaaagtttaagtaattaatataattcaatttcaagaAGGTTACATAATTAATGACGCATAAttgacatttaaataattagtaaaactcaaataattagaaaattataCAATTAACCTGAATAACATATCACAAGAAAAAACATGCAACATAAACGAAGCGTCTCATCCCACCAATGTCCGAGAATtagtgctctgataccacaatgtaacgccCCGGATTTTGATACCACAATAACAAGTAGTAACTCaccttagaacaaataattatataaaaatagcaatgacaataaaatgtatgcaaattatgcatgtcctaaacatatatgatccgaatatagagaaattgatttttataattcgtAAGATGTATCAAAACTTATAAAATGCATATAAATAACAAGTAGTAACTCACCTTAGAAcgaataattatataaaaatagcaatgacaataaaatgtatgcaaattatgcatgtcctaaacatatatgatccgaaTATAGCCAGCCACTTAGgtgtccacacagaagtcacccataccaatggggaaaactAAACtagccactaaggcgtccacaaagatgcatatggtatgtcatgacaataataatgatattcgaaatgtacaaatcactagccacttaggcaaccacaaagaaaaatcataacacaaataatctgccacttaggcaaccacaaagaaaaaacTATTCAAACCATAGATCACCAGCCACTTAAGCAACCACAAAGACAAATTATTTCAGAttgatttcttttaaattacataaaacatcaaatttacgTTATCATGGATGTTCATGGTTAGAACTCAATAACTCCAATATATCAAATGAGAACAACTATCTCAAAAATCACTACGGGTCATTGATAAGGATTAAAACTCATATtaccaagaatacaataacaacataaatttcattcctttttctataaaattttccgcattctaaaaataaactattcattaatgcattcaatagTCAATTTCCtcatattgttaaaattaaaaaatatagaattctcatcaatttcatcaagaaacatatattgttcataaaagtcaagttttaaaatttaaatactcaagagtcaataattaaaattaaatacatcataataaacatgttaataattatatcattataaaaattataactttataattaagtactctaaaacatgtatgacattgaacgttttcacaacaaacatattgatcaaggtatgataataaaaatataactctaattaatttcatcaaaatagagatattactcaaaagaaGCAATCAGagcataatatttaatttttttacgaCTAAAATAAatcgacatttttcttttaagacatccagacatcatatcaatatcttacgaatcgctaatttaatatctagcctaactctgcatggggaaaaagcccttaccttggatGTTTTCCTTCCACGTACCACTATATAGCTCTCGAAAATCTCACCAAgatgaataaaatttataacttcgATCAGAATGCGAGGGAATGtaaggatggttgtttgagtggcttagaaaatatttgagataaatgtagtgttggtaatggtgtgtgagtgattatgacttattttcctCTACTGCAAGTTAATCGTGTCCTAAGAAGGAGAggtgtatgtgactaataaaggagGCATAGAGTtgatcagagagaatgaataattcttttcattgagtttaattgtacacatgaataaggaattaaattgaaataatgtcattcaatgaccaaccattaagaattaattggcattcatgtatttattcttgctagttacacatttgaatggacacaatataaactaattattataaaatatagttataaaaatagtagtgtggGTGATTCAAATTTGACTTGGTCAAAAttggcttggtcattgttcactctaagacaaatatttctacgagttttacttagtgaataataaaaatcctaataatgaattatttaatatgaaaatactttatcaaataattaaacatcaaaagaataattatcttactatcgtcacactaaattaataaaaaggataaacaaaactaaggattttaaattaattaattaaaaaaaagggtgttacaaaattcatcttagagttcaaagagagaaatacttgttcgaatgagaaatattttgtaagtgtttttcttagagtgtgatagtcattgttataattaggttttaagaagaaaattacTTAAGCTCCAAATTCTTGTAACCTAGCCGCATAGTGGCTTTAGTGTTCCTTCAACAATTTGGGGCTATCATTTTGTGtcgagaagacttgacttgtaggatcAAGTTGCTGGTTGTGTTCCTTCAACAAACTGgagttgtcaggttgttaggggAAGACTTGGCTTATTCGACTAAGGTGGTTAGTTACtcaaaagtatggggttgtcAGCATGTATGGGAAGACGAGCTTGGAGGGTTTGGTGCTTTGTAATTTCATGTGtttgaattaatggattaaagtcttctgaatgaggggactgcATGTAGCTAAGTTAATGGTGAACCAGGATAGATCTATGTGtctaattatttatgttttgccAACCACAAGTTGTGCTATCTCAAGGATCTTAAGCACCTCAAGTATTACAAAGCACCAATTCAAGAGACAATGTTTTATAGCCTTATTTCGTAATGTGTTAGTTTGGCCTTGTTTTGTGATGTGTATGATGGCCTTATTTTCTAATGTGTCACTTTGGCCTTGTTTTGTAATGTATATGATGGCCTTATTTTGAAATGTGTATTACAACCTTATTTCAAACATGAACCTAGTGTTACTGGTTTAATACATTTTGATACTATAATACATTATGCTTTATTGGTCATTTATGTTGCATTTGGTTTAATTATTAAGTTTTATCTtataatcatattcaattttaatcatAACAGTGGCTTGATCATTAGCAATAGCCTTATCGTGTAATAAATGTTAATTAGTTTTATAGTAGGAGTGTAACttattgagttttatttaaaacatcctaacattaaaattaaaccCAACTAGTAGGGTAATACATAACACAATGGACTAAAGCATACAAAGCAAACATAAACAGCACCACCCTAAACAACACcccaaaataaaacttaaacaaCACGCCAACTATAATTATTTGACATAGGAGCACGCTACTTTAAAAAACCTGTTTCATAACATATGTTGCAACATATGTAAACACAAGCAACATTACAATCACCAATGTGAACCATTTCATTTCATCGTCAGGTGTATACCTCTTCTCCAGCTTTTTGTCTATAAATTTAATGTTCATCTTCAAATCATTCTCTATTATCTTTGACtcattttccttcttcttcatctcaTCAATCTCCTTTAGTAGAAATAATATCACCCTTTTGGCCCGATCGCTCGTCTCATCATCAAACGAGTCAAAACATTTGCATCCTTTTTTGCCATGTATCTACACGATAAGAATGTGACCAATAAAAcccaaaaaaattgaataaatcgattacgaaaagAGAGATAAATAAATCCAATAAAACCATTAAGAACAAAAggataaacttaaaaaataaccTCAAAACAGAGGAATGAAGAAAATCATTAAGAATAGatggatgaagaaaaaaaaacctaaatttgTGAATATCTAGAAAAATGAACATCAAAATCCACAAATACCTTAATTCCATTCATACCTTAAATAAACCATAGGCATAAAATATCCTTATAGGGTTTTGGATTATCCTTGAAGTGGCCAATGGCGTCTCGATTCCACACAAACAATAACGCAACCTTTTTCTTTGTAGGTTTGAGGAATTAGTTCCCATGAAATAATGTGATTCactcattcttcttcttctccatGGGGGCGTATAGATATACTAACAACAATACCTTGATTGTTGCCTTCATTGTCGCATGACAATCTGTCCACGTCATCATGCATCATTGtaatttattacttttaattattttctttcattCTAGCATAAAAATTTTggcagtttttattttattgtaattttaactTAACGCACATTATTACTACCTTGTAAAGCTTGGACAAATATAAATCTATGTACACTGTGAttcaaagtaataaaaattacCGTAGCATgttttttatagaaaatgtcCATAAAAAGATTTGAGTGTAGCTCAATTGGTTTGAAGTAATTATTGAACTAGTAACAATAGTTTAAAAacatattcttttaaaattattttcaaaaggaTGTATATTGTAGATAGAAGAAGTGTACAAAATATATGGTTAATTGTACAATAAATTACATTTAATAGCACCAAAAAAACACCAAACCAATTAAATGATTCATGAATTGAACTACATATTTACaacaccaaattaataaaattttgaaaatttatttttctcaaaaaaatgcaaaaacttttgtttttaaatttaaatgatatttttacttgaaaaatgtttttgaaaacaaattgaaaaaccTTTTCTGAAAAATTTTCGATTActtttttctcgaaatttctttttattgagaaatttttatatctatttttcttgataaaattttatttaaaaaatttatcgaaaaaTTTTTTGTCGAAAGAATTATggacttatttttccaaaatttattttctaaaaacaatCCAAACTTTTAATCGGgaattttttatatctatttttctcgaaaagaattttcttaaaaaaaatcaaaattttatctcgaaaaaattgaaacttttttgtcaaaattattttcccGAACAACGTTTTGGAAACCAATTTTAACTTAAAAGTTGTTCATAATATTAAACtcgtttatatttataaatcagaTTGAAATCGGTTTAGAACTACACTGAACTTGATTCGAAAgtgatttttaaaaactcaacCAAATCATTAATGTGATCCAATCGAGTTATTTTTTGCACCATGAATACCCTTAAATTTGTAGACATTGCTTAGTAAACATGTCATTAAATGTCTAAGGTTATTGTTTTAATCATAACTTGAAATCTATCGATCCTTTTTGAGtgattttatacattttaatcATAAGGTTATTGTTTTAAtcataacttaattttatacattttagACACTTTTCCTCCTATACTTCCACTAAACGCGTTTCCTCTGAAACTTCCACGGGGCCCGTTTCCTTTTATACTTCAATTGGACTTGTTTCCTTTGATACTTCCACTGGACGCGTTTCGTCTGATACGTCCATGGGATGTGTTTTTTCTAATACTTCCATTGGATGTGTTTCTCCAATTACTTTCACATGATGCATTTCCTTTGATACTTCCATGAGAGACACTTTCTCTAATACTTCTACGGGACACATTTCCTCTGATACTTCCACGAGACACGTTTCCTCTTATTCTTCCACATGACATGTTACCTATAAGACATCCACGGGACGTATTTCCTCCGATTCATCCCCATGAAGTGTTTCCTCTGATTCTTCCACTGAACTCGTACCCTCTAATTCTTCATCTTCTCCACATATCATCTAACCACATTACTTTTGGTCCATGAATCATTTGACCATGGTTCCTCTAGTCCATGCATCTTCTAACCACGTTGCATCTGGTTCACATATCCTCCAATCTACGTGCTTCAATCACGAACTTATGATTTAATTTGCTGTCGAATTTCAATaatcaagaattgtttacaagaagaaacattcacaagaagatacatttattatttgcaaagatatgattcagatttttACAGAAGACAAAATACAGAATAAGACTTAACCATATTCCTACTTCTGAAAATTCATGAATTGGTCCAACACTGTGTTCCTGCCcagatcaaaacaaaaaatatgaaggaagtttcatctgaacaatttgcaaaaataatcttaacaaaatactaacaatatcaatcttataaatttacaaattaaatatgaagaatttacaaactcaatgtGAACAAAATCATCTAGAAGAACTACTCAGATTggattcagaaaaaaaaaaaaaaaaaaaaaaaaaaaaaagagctggataaagaacatattatccaAAAGTATCTTGgtcttaattacttttgaataatatcattgttgaccaagctagaaataaagatacaatttagaattcaacgaggactaaattgaagccttAAGTTTACCTATAAATAtatactcaaggttgaagaggaagaagatgtttgaaaaataagaaaatagtagaagaactcaatatcaaaattctaaattattgtTACAGTTCAATGAGATAAACATCTGTtataatgagtttatttgaagcaAATACTCAAGTTTCAAACCTATGTGTTTTTGTCATATTGTATGGAGAAGACTTAACTAGTAGAGTCAAGGTGCGTGGGTTCCTCAAAAGTATCGGGTTGTCAGGCATTTGAGAAGACTGGCTTGgtgggtcaggtgctttgtaattcaagttgttgaatttagtggattaaatccttcagaGTAAACAGACTTggtgtagccaagttagtgaaccaagataaattacttgtgtcactttactaATGCACttagttttatttttgcttctcctccaagtaaatcatcaagtctgaactagtttaatcaaatattgaaaaagttatcaacttagtcaaacataATTCTTCCCCATCTTCTCGTGTTGGCACCTTCAATTGACATCAGAGTTCGGTCTCAAGGTGGAGCACTTTACAGTGTGTGATGAAACACCAAAGAGTTCAAAATGTCTAGATTTAATAAAGATTCTGCCGGAGGAAATATCAACATACTGTTAATAAAAACTCtcaattaaagttttgatgtaaacaaacaaaggttaattaaagaatgctaattatgattctaaaggATATGTTAagttaacatgtgtttttgagtgtattaGTCGAAGATATGACCTAAGCAAGGCAAAGCAAAAATCAACATAAAGAAAGCAAAATCCGAACCAACAAGAACCAAAAACGTTCTTCACAATTTCTgaaaaaacggagaatgttctccataaACAAGAATGATTGATCTCCATTGTTGAAGAAGAATTTCCTCCCAAATCTCGCGATCAATTATTCTATATTTCACAGTCATGTGAAATGTTCTCTTCAAATAATATAAAGGTTTCATCTCAACAAAGAATCAATTCAAAATACATAATAGAAAAGCCATGGATTATGATGGATCATGCAAATTCAAACAAGATTGATCATTCTCCAGTATATTAAACATTAATCTCCATAAATGATCATCAGTCTCCAGAAATATTAAACAGTCTCCAAAATGATCATCAATCTCTAGAAAGATTAAACAGTCTCCAAAATGATCATCAGTTACCAGAAATATTACACAATCTCCATAATGATCATCAGTCTCCAATCTGATTAAACAATTTCGAAAAAGTTTAACAATCATTCTTCCACAGATTGACATCATTCTCTAGTTTGTTTTGCGCAAATCAAGACATTGTCTTGCACTGAATTCATCAACCATATATCAAAGAATCTAAgggtcattaaaaaaaattaaatctatcAAAGAATGAGAAGCTTCAGACCAACCATTTCCAATCATAGAAGAAGAATACAGAATGTTCATGGACATGaacatttttaattcataaagttTGGTCTTTGGTCAAAACCTGTCATCAACCTTCCCGAaccctataaaaggaaggccaagctaaagaaagaaaataataagtTCAAGTGCTAAGAAATTGAAGCaatcattcacattcatatACTTGAAATTCTATCAATCTCAGTTCTGATCTTAAATCTTCTTTTTAACTATATTGAATATCTTGTAAAGAATATAATCTCGTACACGAGTTGAGATCATTCAGATTCTAAAAACTCTTATGATTGTTGTGCAAAACTTAAGACTATAAGttttaagtatatttttagTAGCTTGtaagaaatccttttaaggttaAAAAGTAAAGTGTAAATTCCTATCTAAAGATTGATAGCTGATTGTTTGAaagcctttctaggtggaaaagATTAGTTGTGTAaaagatcaaggttgatctaagctgTTGGTGTAAACCAAGATTGTTATTCGTTTTGAACACCTAGTGAAAATCCcacaattgtgaggactggacgtagctcgagttggtgaaccaggatatatcattgtgtggtatttcttttattatctctatttactttaagtatgattgattatcaagtgaAATAGAAGAATGTTATGTTGATGATCTTCTAAGCAGCCAAGTTAAAGCCAAAATTGTTATGTTGAAGATGTTCTAAGCAGCCAAATTGAAACACCAAGCGTGGCATCTGGTAAGCGGACGATAATGTTTTGGAATGTATTGTTTCATTcttaaattatctaaattcatattatgttatatgacaaaCAACTGTACCATGAAAAGTCAAAGAAATTAGATGATAATGTAGGTTTACTGGAACTAGAAGAAGCAGATGCAAGAAAACCAGATGATACAAAAAAATCATCAGAAGATGAATCTAACCAAGCCAGAAGTAGCCAAGATAAATTAGAAGGCTATTTTGGATTACAGTAGAAGTCATGTCATCCCGAAACAGTAATAATTGGAAATGCAaatgatggatggattcttgcaatgcaagaagagtcaaatgaatttaagaggaatAATGTTTGGAATCTAGTACCTAGACCCAATAAGAACATTATTTGAGACATTTGCTCCAATGACTAGGTTCGAATTTATTCatatcctactttcttttgttgcaaatataacattacattatttcaaatggtaTTAAAAGTGACTTTTTCTTAATGGTTATATAGGTGAAAAAGTCAATTTCAAATAACTCCCAGGTTTTGAAAGCTCTGAATTTctaaatcatgtttttaaacttaggaaatctctTTATGGTCACCTAGGGCATGttatgatagacttagtattTTCTTGCTTAAAAGTAACATTGAAAAAAGGCAAGTAGATAATAcagtttttagaaaatcaatatgagattacattcttattattcaaatttatgttgatgacattattttaggatctactaatggcaccTTTTGCAAAGAATTTTCTAAGTTCATGatacttgaatttcaaatgagtatgatgggagaacataagttcttcttagggatactaTTTTAGCAAAGccaaattaataatacatttatCAAATTCGATATATAAAAGAGTTTTGCAAGAAGTTTAAGATGACTGATTCAAAACCTATGGCTATaccaatgcaccctacttgttcacttgaaaaagatgaagcAAGCCAGAACATTGACTAGAAAACCTATAGAGAAATGATAGGATCATACCTCACCGCTTCTAGACAAAATATCGTGTTTAGTGTGTGTGTATGTCCAAGATTTCAAGCGAACCCTAGAGAATCTCATTTAACTATTGTTTAGGGAATCCTTAGATACCGAAAAGGCACTACCAAgcttaccttgttctacaagaaatctctAAGTACAAACTGAGGGGATTATGTGATTCTGATAatgctggagataaacttgagagaaaaagtATTAGTGGAAACTGCATCTTTCTAGGTGGCAACTTAttatcttggtcaagtaagagacaaaacactATTGTCATGTCAACAACATAGGTTGAGTACATTTCAGCAGACATGTGCCtttctcaactactttggatgaagaATCAAgttgaagactacaaaatccttGAATCCaacattttcatctttttttattacaCTTCAGCCATTTGCTTAACCGAAACCCTACCctacattctagagctaaacaaatagagatcaaacaccacttcagtaaggactttgttcaaaaagtgGTACTAAACATTCAATTTGTAGACACTGAACACCAATGggctgacatattcaccaaTCCATTATGTttctatgaaaataatatttttgcagcagataaagaaaaatatatttctaagaaaataaaaaaatttatttttaacttaggatatcatgtttcgcaaaaatcaaaaggaacactttaaacttattttctgcATTAAAATAgagtaatctcaataagcttgatttaagtattattacttgatttaatttaaaaacttactagtacctctaagattttcatacaaaaattcgtttcaaattaaataagtaaaatacaaattaaaccctcattcccggtatcacctatcagagcgtggtTCCTACCAAACT from Cicer arietinum cultivar CDC Frontier isolate Library 1 chromosome 3, Cicar.CDCFrontier_v2.0, whole genome shotgun sequence encodes:
- the LOC101499475 gene encoding uncharacterized protein; protein product: MNIHDNAQRDAQRDQRDEAASAARALNEFRRQDPPKFKGEHDPDKGDLWLQEIEKIFEILHCTDNAKVEYATYLMIGEAEYWWRGVNKMMETNHEELTWEAFKNKFLEKYFPKSARAEKEAQFLKLYQTNLTIAEYAAKFESLAKHFRYFLNQIDEEYMCDRFESGLRYEIKELVGPLEIRQYQVLVEKCKKVEQMKQSRMNRGAVSGPIRPQGHNDQPNRGRQHQQHKPYARPLGNAGDQPRPQNAGGQGPKIPSQNQVYPVKYFRCNREGHKISECPIRPSVCYICQKPDHFANECPERKDDRAVNRNNINDNVVRPTAMGHVYHINGEETPSSFELILGECLIAGKSLNVIYDSGATHSSISLDWVDSLQLTVTTLLFDLVVTLPFTESVKCNTACLQCR